The following coding sequences lie in one Methylotuvimicrobium alcaliphilum 20Z genomic window:
- a CDS encoding META domain-containing protein codes for MMKRWIIFALCSVLIGCATDASREENDDEQQFKWDNIAWQLEHFVEPNGKTTSVIDDTVIDALFSKGQLSGSGGCNRYFGKFEVTEESKLMVSPVGSTMMACSDIINEQERRYFDWLAKVGGYRYDEDARLLTLSDLEGNPLLVFNTKTQPALEQTQWQASGINNGKGGVVSDKNTVLANAYFADGTVQGKAGCNRYSAAYTKQDEELRIDSAQTTRMFCAEDGVMELEANFLNVMARVVRYEIDGDRLKLLDKDGALLIGFVRK; via the coding sequence ATGATGAAACGATGGATTATTTTTGCGTTATGCAGTGTGCTGATAGGGTGCGCAACTGATGCTAGCCGAGAGGAAAACGACGACGAGCAACAATTCAAGTGGGACAATATTGCTTGGCAACTCGAACATTTTGTCGAGCCTAACGGCAAAACGACAAGCGTTATAGATGATACGGTTATCGATGCCTTGTTTTCGAAAGGTCAATTATCCGGAAGCGGCGGTTGTAATCGTTATTTTGGAAAGTTTGAGGTCACAGAAGAGTCTAAACTAATGGTCAGCCCAGTCGGCTCAACGATGATGGCTTGTTCGGATATTATCAACGAACAAGAGCGCCGCTATTTCGATTGGCTCGCTAAAGTCGGCGGCTATCGCTACGATGAAGACGCTCGATTACTGACGCTTTCGGACCTAGAAGGAAATCCATTATTGGTGTTCAATACAAAAACCCAGCCGGCACTGGAACAAACCCAATGGCAGGCATCCGGCATCAACAACGGCAAGGGTGGCGTCGTGTCGGATAAAAATACCGTTTTAGCGAATGCATATTTTGCCGATGGCACTGTCCAAGGCAAAGCGGGTTGCAATCGATATTCGGCGGCTTATACAAAGCAAGATGAAGAACTCAGAATCGATTCTGCGCAGACGACTCGAATGTTTTGCGCCGAAGATGGCGTCATGGAGCTCGAAGCGAATTTTTTGAATGTTATGGCTCGGGTCGTCCGTTATGAAATCGATGGCGATCGACTAAAGCTACTCGATAAGGATGGGGCGTTATTGATTGGCTTTGTCAGAAAATAG
- a CDS encoding HlyC/CorC family transporter — translation MNDEPYPSQTPQKSWIGRLGQLLSGEPQDQEDLLEILREAREKHLLGPDALAMIEGVLQVSEMRARDIMIPKVQMVVVPRDADLKTIFPLVLEHGHSRFPVIEEDRSKVVGVLLAKDLLPYALTETNHDIKVEELMRPVSIVPESKRLNVLLKEFRTNRNHLAIVVDEYGTAAGLVTIEDILEEIVGEIEDEHDQEPDEGYIVQRNENEYMVKALTPMEDFDEYFFCDLSSEEYDTVGGFIVTKLGHLPQKGEKVIEGKLRFEVVRADSRRIHWLKLKLLEEEEE, via the coding sequence ATGAACGACGAACCCTATCCGAGTCAGACGCCGCAAAAAAGTTGGATCGGCAGACTAGGACAACTTTTGAGCGGCGAACCGCAAGATCAGGAAGACCTTCTTGAGATTTTACGGGAAGCTCGGGAAAAACATTTACTAGGCCCTGATGCGCTGGCAATGATTGAAGGCGTGCTTCAGGTTTCGGAAATGCGGGCACGGGATATCATGATTCCGAAAGTACAAATGGTCGTAGTGCCGCGGGATGCCGACTTGAAAACCATTTTTCCGTTGGTGCTCGAACACGGTCATTCGCGTTTTCCGGTGATCGAAGAGGACCGCAGTAAAGTGGTCGGCGTTTTGTTGGCAAAAGATTTGCTGCCTTATGCTCTGACCGAGACCAATCATGATATCAAAGTCGAGGAATTGATGCGTCCGGTCAGCATCGTGCCGGAAAGCAAGCGCTTGAATGTGTTGTTAAAGGAGTTTCGTACCAATCGCAATCACCTAGCCATCGTCGTCGACGAGTACGGAACCGCGGCAGGATTGGTGACGATAGAGGATATACTCGAAGAAATCGTCGGCGAAATCGAGGACGAACACGACCAGGAGCCCGATGAGGGCTACATCGTGCAGCGCAACGAAAACGAATATATGGTCAAGGCATTGACGCCGATGGAGGACTTCGACGAATATTTCTTTTGCGATCTATCCAGCGAGGAATACGATACGGTCGGCGGCTTTATCGTGACCAAGCTCGGACACCTGCCGCAAAAAGGCGAAAAAGTGATCGAAGGCAAGCTCAGGTTCGAAGTGGTCCGAGCGGACAGCCGCCGAATTCATTGGCTAAAATTGAAATTGCTCGAAGAAGAGGAAGAGTAG
- a CDS encoding tetratricopeptide repeat protein, producing the protein MKKYNKYYLIISIFIGLLALNRTSQATINDDFQSILSQDELENSIHMFEQLQQPQNNPNKVEYDQVIDLLKRHRIEDARAKISELLKQNPNQPNFHNLQALLGIVTHDKALSKQSFKNSIEIDSNGVFALYGLAKLAFEEGQLKESQDFANRVLKVNNKIINAQFLLADVAYVQSNYSEAEQILLNTLKSATGNVLAEVEVVNNLGRFYQAQNQTDKILQLSQSLSQRYPKNPNVLSLLAQSQILNNQPEEAEKTLRTLLQQKINDVNHRVILAKLISDDIRKDKEVIDLLNEAVAIDPNNFQARIYKTTYLMKRNRNKEALELAKKIDTELPSQVIGKLLQGDIYFAMSQYDKALAAYQLAYTIQPTNKVLFLISDLLNLLKKPNEAISFLKQELDRNPDNTAIHSKLALNYDDLGEKNLAAKHYQFVLSTEPNNALALNNLAWIYFSQNNAKAIILARKAYEIAPNSAAIADTYGYILLKTGHAKEALDIIEKAFSLDSMAYDIQFHLAEALLATNNNPPAVKLLSKIASLKQNIPEKAKAIELLNTLKNDSN; encoded by the coding sequence ATGAAAAAATATAATAAATATTATCTGATAATCAGCATCTTTATTGGTCTTTTGGCCCTCAATCGAACAAGCCAAGCAACAATAAATGATGATTTTCAGTCAATACTTTCTCAAGATGAGCTTGAAAACAGTATTCACATGTTTGAGCAGTTACAGCAACCTCAGAATAACCCAAACAAAGTCGAATATGACCAAGTAATCGATCTGCTAAAAAGGCATAGGATTGAAGACGCGCGTGCAAAAATATCTGAATTATTAAAACAAAATCCAAATCAGCCCAACTTCCATAACTTGCAAGCATTACTAGGCATTGTTACCCACGACAAGGCATTGTCTAAGCAAAGTTTTAAAAACTCGATCGAGATAGATAGCAACGGTGTTTTCGCTTTATATGGCTTAGCAAAATTGGCTTTTGAAGAAGGACAATTAAAAGAATCTCAAGATTTCGCGAATCGGGTCTTGAAAGTTAATAACAAAATAATAAACGCTCAATTTTTATTAGCTGATGTTGCTTATGTTCAAAGCAATTATTCGGAGGCAGAGCAAATATTATTAAATACGTTGAAAAGCGCGACTGGCAATGTTCTAGCAGAAGTCGAAGTGGTGAATAATTTGGGCAGATTTTATCAAGCACAAAATCAAACCGATAAAATACTTCAACTCAGCCAAAGCCTATCTCAGCGCTACCCGAAAAATCCTAATGTTTTATCTCTTTTGGCGCAGTCACAAATCTTGAACAATCAGCCTGAAGAAGCTGAAAAAACGTTACGTACATTACTACAACAGAAAATAAACGACGTTAATCATCGAGTTATATTGGCAAAATTAATTAGCGATGATATCAGAAAAGACAAAGAAGTAATTGATCTGCTAAATGAAGCAGTCGCTATTGATCCAAATAATTTTCAGGCTAGAATTTATAAAACAACTTACTTAATGAAGCGCAACCGAAATAAAGAAGCATTGGAATTAGCGAAGAAAATTGATACCGAATTACCAAGTCAAGTAATTGGTAAGCTACTACAAGGCGATATTTATTTTGCAATGAGTCAGTATGATAAAGCTCTAGCGGCTTATCAGCTTGCTTATACGATTCAGCCAACTAATAAGGTTTTATTTTTAATTTCAGATCTATTGAATTTATTGAAAAAACCAAATGAAGCCATATCCTTTCTTAAGCAAGAATTAGATAGAAACCCTGACAATACTGCAATTCATTCTAAACTTGCATTAAATTATGATGATTTAGGCGAAAAAAATTTGGCCGCAAAACATTACCAATTTGTATTATCAACCGAGCCAAATAATGCTTTAGCATTAAATAACTTAGCATGGATTTATTTTAGTCAGAATAATGCTAAGGCGATAATTTTGGCTAGAAAAGCTTATGAGATTGCACCTAATTCAGCCGCAATCGCTGATACTTATGGCTATATATTGCTTAAGACTGGCCATGCTAAAGAAGCCTTAGATATTATTGAAAAAGCATTTTCTTTAGACTCTATGGCATATGATATCCAGTTCCACCTGGCAGAAGCATTATTAGCCACAAATAACAACCCCCCTGCCGTTAAATTGCTGTCGAAAATTGCTAGTCTTAAGCAGAATATTCCTGAAAAAGCAAAAGCTATAGAACTACTCAATACATTAAAAAACGATTCAAACTAG
- a CDS encoding nidogen-like domain-containing protein, producing the protein MKKTAYKGISASLLAASLIFPQIETAEAAAIRNADLFTTELARNDDDSAGPVAIGFDINFFGQNFSSLFVNNNGNVTFDSALSVYTPFSLLSTSTPMLAPFFADVDTRNLASDVVRYGQATIDGRSVFGVNWIDVGFYNEQADPLNSFQLIMTDRSDIAAGDFDFEFNYDQILWETGEFSGGNSSGLGGNSARAGYSNGVDVAYEIAGSAINGALLDGNQETGLINNRLNSDIDGRYVFQVRNGQVVDPTQVPEPETLALVALGLFGFVVAKRRKILN; encoded by the coding sequence ATGAAAAAAACAGCATACAAAGGCATTTCTGCTAGTTTATTGGCTGCAAGTTTAATATTTCCGCAAATCGAAACGGCTGAAGCTGCCGCCATTCGTAATGCGGATTTGTTTACAACTGAATTGGCGAGGAATGATGACGACTCGGCAGGACCTGTCGCTATCGGTTTCGATATCAATTTTTTTGGACAGAATTTTTCGAGCCTGTTTGTCAACAATAATGGCAATGTCACCTTCGATTCAGCATTGAGTGTATATACACCGTTCAGCTTGCTGTCAACGAGCACGCCCATGTTGGCGCCGTTTTTTGCCGATGTGGATACGCGTAACTTGGCCAGCGATGTCGTGCGGTACGGTCAAGCTACGATAGACGGTCGATCGGTTTTCGGCGTGAATTGGATCGATGTAGGCTTCTATAACGAGCAGGCAGACCCTTTAAACAGCTTTCAATTGATCATGACCGATCGTTCCGATATTGCAGCGGGCGATTTTGATTTTGAATTCAACTATGATCAAATCTTATGGGAAACGGGTGAATTCAGTGGGGGTAATAGTTCCGGATTGGGCGGCAATTCGGCAAGAGCCGGATATTCTAATGGTGTGGATGTTGCCTATGAAATTGCTGGCTCAGCGATTAATGGCGCCCTTCTTGATGGCAATCAAGAAACCGGTCTAATCAACAATCGACTTAACTCAGATATTGACGGTCGTTATGTTTTCCAAGTTCGTAACGGTCAAGTTGTCGACCCAACCCAAGTCCCTGAACCCGAAACGCTTGCGTTAGTGGCATTGGGACTGTTTGGATTTGTCGTCGCTAAACGTCGCAAAATTTTGAATTGA
- a CDS encoding MliC family protein, translated as MSRILFVISLTALLTACAQQIKRDPLDPLDPLDPLHFDGTPVTTSIIEGSGWRSKIVVYHCHPDTELQVAYLNLQSGESFAALYYQGLLSLMQIRKAASGALYIALDEQKSLRWHTKGDSGILKFLAADHTATEQILLSDCKAV; from the coding sequence ATGAGTAGAATTCTTTTCGTGATCAGTTTAACCGCATTACTGACGGCTTGTGCACAACAAATTAAGCGCGATCCCTTAGATCCCTTAGATCCCTTAGATCCCTTACATTTTGACGGCACACCGGTTACAACCAGTATCATCGAAGGAAGCGGTTGGCGAAGCAAAATAGTCGTTTATCATTGCCATCCCGACACCGAATTGCAGGTCGCTTATTTAAACCTACAATCCGGCGAATCGTTTGCCGCCCTTTATTACCAGGGCTTGCTAAGTTTAATGCAGATTCGGAAAGCGGCTTCCGGCGCGCTGTATATTGCATTGGACGAGCAAAAAAGCCTTCGTTGGCATACGAAAGGCGATTCCGGCATTCTGAAATTTCTTGCCGCCGACCATACCGCGACAGAACAAATTTTGTTAAGCGATTGCAAAGCTGTATAG
- the ybeY gene encoding rRNA maturation RNase YbeY, which produces MNSIEIQQEIASDDVPDSGLLQTWVDAALKDYPDDTELVIRIVDKPEISQLNEHYRAKPGPTNILSFPFDVPDYIETNLLGDLVVCAPVLAEEALAQHKTLEHHWAHIIVHGVLHLLGYDHVEDNEAELMEAKEIEILAQLNIDNPYNEANEV; this is translated from the coding sequence ATGAACAGTATTGAAATCCAACAGGAGATCGCTTCGGACGATGTGCCGGATAGCGGTCTATTGCAAACTTGGGTTGATGCCGCGCTAAAGGATTATCCGGACGATACCGAGCTGGTGATCCGTATCGTCGATAAACCCGAAATCAGTCAACTCAACGAACACTATAGAGCTAAACCGGGCCCGACCAATATTTTGAGTTTTCCTTTCGACGTGCCGGACTATATAGAAACCAACTTGCTTGGCGATTTGGTTGTATGCGCGCCGGTCTTGGCCGAGGAGGCGTTGGCGCAACACAAGACCTTAGAGCATCATTGGGCGCATATCATCGTGCATGGAGTCCTGCATTTGCTGGGCTACGATCATGTCGAAGATAACGAAGCCGAATTAATGGAAGCGAAAGAAATCGAAATATTGGCACAATTGAACATCGATAATCCGTATAACGAGGCAAACGAGGTATGA
- a CDS encoding PhoH family protein, which translates to MSTQEITLLPADNSRLSNFCGQFDCHLRQIEQRMMVEIANRGNHFKISGEEQAVKAACAVMHKLFDSTELELLTPEQVHLSMQDASIDEALEAVKAETAAQHQVTVKTRRGVIKGRGANQQSYLKKITTHDINFGVGPAGTGKTYLAVACAVEALQNEKVRRIILVRPAVEAGEKLGFLPGDMAQKVDPYLRPLYDALYEMLGFERVEKLIDRDVIEVAPLAFMRGRTLNDSFIILDEAQNTTVEQIKMFLTRVGFGSTAVITGDITQIDLPSEKMSGLRHVLKVLDNVEGISFTFFGAKDVIRHPLVQRIVLAYEAYEKKHSNP; encoded by the coding sequence ATGTCAACTCAAGAAATTACGCTGTTGCCGGCCGATAACAGCAGACTCTCCAATTTTTGCGGCCAATTCGATTGCCATCTGCGTCAGATCGAGCAACGCATGATGGTGGAAATCGCTAATCGAGGTAATCATTTCAAAATCAGCGGTGAAGAGCAGGCAGTCAAAGCGGCTTGCGCGGTGATGCATAAGCTATTTGACAGCACCGAACTGGAATTATTGACTCCCGAGCAGGTGCATCTATCGATGCAGGATGCCAGCATCGACGAAGCCCTTGAGGCGGTCAAGGCCGAAACGGCGGCTCAACATCAGGTGACGGTCAAGACCAGGCGCGGCGTTATTAAAGGTAGGGGCGCCAATCAACAAAGTTATTTGAAAAAAATCACGACTCACGACATCAATTTCGGCGTAGGACCTGCAGGAACCGGGAAGACTTATCTTGCGGTCGCTTGCGCGGTTGAAGCCTTGCAAAACGAAAAAGTCCGCCGAATCATATTGGTCCGTCCAGCCGTGGAGGCGGGCGAGAAACTCGGTTTTTTGCCCGGCGATATGGCGCAAAAAGTCGATCCCTACTTACGTCCTCTGTACGACGCCTTGTACGAAATGCTCGGCTTCGAACGCGTCGAAAAATTGATCGACCGCGATGTCATTGAGGTAGCGCCGTTAGCCTTCATGCGCGGCAGAACCTTGAACGATTCCTTCATTATTCTCGATGAAGCGCAAAACACAACCGTCGAGCAAATCAAGATGTTTTTAACGCGGGTCGGTTTCGGTTCGACCGCCGTAATTACCGGCGACATCACGCAAATCGATTTGCCGTCCGAAAAAATGTCGGGATTGCGTCATGTGTTGAAGGTATTGGACAATGTCGAAGGCATCAGTTTTACGTTTTTCGGCGCGAAAGACGTCATCAGACACCCGTTGGTACAGCGAATTGTCCTTGCCTATGAGGCCTATGAGAAAAAACATTCGAACCCTTGA
- a CDS encoding type II toxin-antitoxin system RelE family toxin, protein MANYEIQFKKSITKDLRAIPKKDVKKILERIDALAVNPRSEGCIKLSGQERYRTRQGVYRIIYEVKDAEIVVVVVKIGRRSQVYKDS, encoded by the coding sequence ATGGCAAATTATGAAATTCAGTTCAAGAAGTCAATTACCAAAGATCTTCGCGCTATTCCAAAAAAGGATGTCAAGAAAATACTGGAGCGAATAGATGCCTTGGCGGTAAACCCAAGGAGCGAAGGCTGTATCAAATTGTCCGGTCAGGAGCGTTACCGCACTCGGCAAGGCGTTTATCGGATAATTTATGAGGTCAAGGATGCCGAAATTGTCGTCGTTGTGGTCAAAATTGGGCGTCGTTCCCAAGTCTACAAAGACAGCTAA